The DNA sequence GGCCAGCCGCGACGGCGACCGGTTGCTGCTGCCGCTGCTGCGCGCCTCCCTGGGCGACACCGCGGTCGAGGCGCTGGCCGAGGCGGACCTCTCCACCCTGGCCTTCCGCGCGGCGGTGACCCGGCTCGGCGTCTCGCGCGCCGAGGTGGCGCAGGTGGCGCCGCGGGCCGGGCTGGGCGGCGATCTCTCGGGCACGCTCTACGCCGAGTCGGACGGCGCGCTCCTCACGGCGGCGGCCGACGTGCGCCCGACCGCTCCCGCGGATGGGGCCGCCGCGCCGCCCCCCGGCGCGCCGGGCGTGGCCCCCACCGGCGTCGTCGTGGTCCCCGCCGCCGCTGTGGCCTCGGGCGGCTCGGCGCGCGCCGCGGTGGCGCTCCGGCTCCCCTTCAAGGCCGCCGCCCTGGGCTTCGACGCCGTGGCGGTGGCGCTCGACCCGCGCCGGCTGGTGGCGCAGGCGCCCGAGGGCCGGGTGGACCTCACGGCCCACGGCGCGGTCACCGGCCTGGGCGGCGAGGCGGGCCTGGCCGGCCTGCGCGGGCAGCTCGACCTCGCGGTGGCCCCCTCGCGGCTGGGGCAGGGCGAGCTCGGGCCCATCGAGGTGCGCGCCAGCGCCGACCGCGGCCACTACCAGGTGGCCCGCCTCGAGGCTCGGCTGCCCGGCTTCCGGCTGTCCGGGCAGGCCCGCTGGCAGGCCCCTGGCCCGGTGAGCGGCGCCGTCACGGTGGACGCCGACGACCTGGCGCGCATGGGCAGGAACCTCTCGGCGCTGGGGGTGCCCGGCGTGCCGGCCCTGGGCGGGCGGGCCCTCGCCGAGGTCACGCTCTCGGGGAGCGCCGCGGCCCCGGCGCTGCGCGGCTCGGTGAAGGCGCCGCTGGTGCAGGTGGCCGGGGCGACGCTCAGCGGCGTCGACCTGTCCGTGGAGGCGGCCGGGCCGCTCTCGCGGGCGCGCGGACGGATCGGCGGCCGCCTGGACCGGGCCACCTTCGGCCAGGCCGCGCTGGACCGGCTCGAGCTCGAGGCCGGGCTGGCCGGCGACGAGGCGGCCCTGTCGCTCACGGCCGGGCTCCCGGTGGCGGGCCGGAGCCCCGTGACCCTGAAGGCGGCCGCCCTCCTCGCCGCGGGCCGAGACGGCGCCCAGCTCACGGAGCTCTCCCTGGCCTGGCCCGGCGCCCGCTACGCCCTGCTCCGGCCGGCGCAGGTGACCTTCCAGCCGGCGGGCGTGGACCGGGCCGAGCTGGCCGACGGGCCACACCGGCTGGCGCTCTCGGGAGGCCTGGGGCCGAAGGGCTCCCTCGACGCGCGGCTGGAGGTGGTGCGGCTCGACCTGGCGCGGCTGCCGCGCGGGGTGCTGGCGCCCGGGCTGGGCGTCGCCGGCGAGGTCTCGCTCGATGCCCGCGCCACCGGCTCCACCGCGGCGCCGGTGGTGGTGGCCCAGCTGGCCTGGTCGGGCGGCGCGGCCCACGGCCTGGACGGCCTGGAGCTGCAGGGCGACCTGGGCTTCGACGGGGGGAGGCAGCGGGCCAGCGCCGACCTCTTCCTGGCGCGCAACTCGGGCGGGGAGCTGGCGCTCACCGCCGACCTGCCCGTCCCGTTCCTCCCGCCCGGCCGCACCCGGCGCGAGGAGCCGCTGGCGCTCACCCTCGTCGCCTCCGGCTGGCCGGTGGCCGACCTGGAGCGCGCGGCGGACTCGCCGGCGGGCGGCGCCCAGGGCGCGGCGGGGGGCGGCGCGCCGGGCTCGCCAGCCCCGGTGACGTGGGAGGGTGGCTCGGGCCCGGCGCTCAAGGGCACCGCCGGCGCCTCCCTGGCGCTGGCGGGCACGGTGGGCGCGCCCACCCTCACGGCCGGCCTGACGCTCGACGACGCCACGGTGGGCGACCTCGGGCCGTTCGGCCTCACCGCCGAGCTCGTCGACCCGGACGGCGACGCCCGCCTCACCGCCGACGCCACCCTGGAGCGCGCGCCGGTCCTCCGGCTCGAGGCCGGCCTGCCGCTCGACGTGGCGGCGCTCCTCGCCGAGCCCGCCGCCACCGGGCGCGGGCTCACCCGGGCCCCCATCGTCGCCACGCTCGGCGTGCTCGGGCTCGAGCTGGCCGCGGTGTCCGGGCGAGGCGGCCTGCCCGAGGGGCTGGCCGGGCTGGTGCGCGGCACGGCCGACCTGACCGGCACGCTCGAGGCGCCGCGCGGCCGGGTGGCCCTGGCGCTGGCCAGGGGCACCGCCGGTGGCCAGGACGACCTGGCCGGCGAGCTCACGCTGGAGCTCGGCGAGGACCGGACGGCCCTGGTGGTGGCGGCCTCGGTGGGCGGCGCGCCGGCGCTGACCCTGACGGCCTCGCTGGGCGCCGCGGCGGAGCGGCTGGCGGACGGGGCGGCGGCGCGCCGGGCCCCGCTGGCGCTCACCGCGACCATCCCCGACCTGCCGCTGTCGGCGCTGGACGGCCTCGAGAAGGCGCTGGGCGGCACGCTGGCGGGCCGGCTCAGCGTGCGCGGCACGCCCGCCGTGGCGGAGGGCGAGCTCGAGCTCTCGGCCAGCCAGGTGACGCTGGACGGCCGGTCGCTCGGGGAGCTCACGGTGGCGGCGCGCCACGCCGCCGGGCGCACCACCGCCGAGCTGGGCATCCGCCCCACCGCGGGCGGCTCGCTCTGGGCCGGCGGCACCCTGGAGGCGCCGCTCGGCCTGGACACGGACCGGGAGGACCTGCTGGCGGCGCCGGCCACCCTGAAGGTCACCAGCACCGAGCTCGACCTGGGGTTCCTGCCGGCCCTGGCGCAGGGTGTGGTGCGCCAGGCCAGCGGGCGGCTCACCCTGGAGGCCACCGCGGCCGGGCCGCTCGGCGCGCTGGTGCCGCGCGGCACCGTCAAGCTCACCGACGGGCGGCTGGCCATCTCCGAGTACGGCGACTGGTCCGGGCTGTACCTCGACGCCGCCCTGACCGACCGGGCGCTGGAGGTGCCCCGGCTGGAGGCGCGCCGCGGCGGCGGCCGGCTCACCGGCTCGCTCTCCATCCGCGAGCTGGGCAGCGGCCGCGCGCCGGTCAAGGCCCAGGTCACCTTCAAGGAGTTCGCCGTCTCCCGCGCCGGCATGGTCTTCGGCACGCTCGACTTCCCGCTGGAGCTGACCGGCACGCTCACGCCCGGGCTGCTCGACACCACCCTCACCACCACCGGCGGCACGCTGACGCTGCCCGCCAAGACGCCGCGCACGCTGCAGACGCTGGAGCGGCGCGAGGACATCGTGGTGGGCCGGCCCAAGGTGAAGGGGCGGACCGGCGCCGGCGGGCTGCTCGGGGCGGCCGGGAAGCCCTTCGAGGTGGTCTGCCACGTGCTGGTGCCGGGGCGGTTCTTCGTGAAGAGCGACAGCCCGAAGATGAACCTGGAGCTCAAGACCGACTCGACCTGGCGCTGGGTGGAAGGCGAGCTCCGGGCCGAGGGACCGGTCGAGGTGGTGCGCGGGGTGGTGGAGCCCATCTCCGGCCGGGTCTTCCACGTGGACCGCGGCAAGGTGACCTTCACCGGGGTGGGGCTGATGGCGGCGCAGGTGGACGCGGTGGCCCGCTACGACAACCCGCTGGCGGTGGTGACCGTCACGGTGGGCGGGCCGATCTCCAACCCGAACGTGCAGCTCACCTCGCGCCCTTCCATGGACGACGCCTCCATCGCCATGCTCATCGCCACCGGGCGGACCGAGCTCAAGGCCGGCACCAGCGAGATCGGGTCGCTCACCGGCGCCGAGGTGGGCATGGCCGCCGCCAACGCGGCGGTCAGCGTGGCTTTCAAGTCGCTGGTGCAGGACAAGCTGCCGCTCGACTCGGTGTCGGTGGACGCCTCCACCATCCGGGCCGGCAAGTACGTCACCGACAAGCTCTTCGTGGGCTACACCCGCCGCTTCGAGGCCAACCCGGAGAAGGGCGAG is a window from the Anaeromyxobacter sp. genome containing:
- a CDS encoding translocation/assembly module TamB domain-containing protein encodes the protein MGLAVGRRLSRLLGALGWALLGLAALVGVALSAATAFSASAFGRPVVARLLVRQLDAAVAGRVVLTGFEVLPRGGLEIHGLEVYDPEGRLVLQVDHARLFPDLTRLRAREIGVVVELDRPAVLLETDADGTLSLARAFAPTKPAAVKPDELPAALVRPTWTLRLTRLTVRGADVWWQDAAGATAAEASSLDLDAAGSYGPAGGALDLKLRGAMAAPLEGPVALDLAASRDGDRLLLPLLRASLGDTAVEALAEADLSTLAFRAAVTRLGVSRAEVAQVAPRAGLGGDLSGTLYAESDGALLTAAADVRPTAPADGAAAPPPGAPGVAPTGVVVVPAAAVASGGSARAAVALRLPFKAAALGFDAVAVALDPRRLVAQAPEGRVDLTAHGAVTGLGGEAGLAGLRGQLDLAVAPSRLGQGELGPIEVRASADRGHYQVARLEARLPGFRLSGQARWQAPGPVSGAVTVDADDLARMGRNLSALGVPGVPALGGRALAEVTLSGSAAAPALRGSVKAPLVQVAGATLSGVDLSVEAAGPLSRARGRIGGRLDRATFGQAALDRLELEAGLAGDEAALSLTAGLPVAGRSPVTLKAAALLAAGRDGAQLTELSLAWPGARYALLRPAQVTFQPAGVDRAELADGPHRLALSGGLGPKGSLDARLEVVRLDLARLPRGVLAPGLGVAGEVSLDARATGSTAAPVVVAQLAWSGGAAHGLDGLELQGDLGFDGGRQRASADLFLARNSGGELALTADLPVPFLPPGRTRREEPLALTLVASGWPVADLERAADSPAGGAQGAAGGGAPGSPAPVTWEGGSGPALKGTAGASLALAGTVGAPTLTAGLTLDDATVGDLGPFGLTAELVDPDGDARLTADATLERAPVLRLEAGLPLDVAALLAEPAATGRGLTRAPIVATLGVLGLELAAVSGRGGLPEGLAGLVRGTADLTGTLEAPRGRVALALARGTAGGQDDLAGELTLELGEDRTALVVAASVGGAPALTLTASLGAAAERLADGAAARRAPLALTATIPDLPLSALDGLEKALGGTLAGRLSVRGTPAVAEGELELSASQVTLDGRSLGELTVAARHAAGRTTAELGIRPTAGGSLWAGGTLEAPLGLDTDREDLLAAPATLKVTSTELDLGFLPALAQGVVRQASGRLTLEATAAGPLGALVPRGTVKLTDGRLAISEYGDWSGLYLDAALTDRALEVPRLEARRGGGRLTGSLSIRELGSGRAPVKAQVTFKEFAVSRAGMVFGTLDFPLELTGTLTPGLLDTTLTTTGGTLTLPAKTPRTLQTLERREDIVVGRPKVKGRTGAGGLLGAAGKPFEVVCHVLVPGRFFVKSDSPKMNLELKTDSTWRWVEGELRAEGPVEVVRGVVEPISGRVFHVDRGKVTFTGVGLMAAQVDAVARYDNPLAVVTVTVGGPISNPNVQLTSRPSMDDASIAMLIATGRTELKAGTSEIGSLTGAEVGMAAANAAVSVAFKSLVQDKLPLDSVSVDASTIRAGKYVTDKLFVGYTRRFEANPEKGENVDEVRLEYQVSPRWMLESRYGNGNSGGASLMWSKDY